From the Porphyrobacter sp. CACIAM 03H1 genome, the window CGCCCGCGCGGTGGAAGGCGGCGACCAGCGCCTCGCCCACGGCGGGTGTCTTTTCAGAGGGCTTGAACAGCACCGCATTGCCCGCGATCAGGGCGGGGACGATGTGGCCGTTGGGCAGGTGCGCGGGGAAATTGTAGGGGCCTAGCACCGCCATCACCCCGTGGGGCTTGTGGCGCAGCGCCGCGCTGGCACCCACGCCCGCGTCGAGCTTCTTCTTGCCGGTCCGCTCGGCATAGGCGCCGACCGAGATGTCGACCTTGTTCACCACCGCGTCGACTTCGTTGCGGGCTTCCCACAGGGGCTTTCCCGCCTCGCGCGCGATCAGGTCGGCGAACATGTCGGCGTCGCGGCGCACGGTGTTGGCGAAGGCGCGAAGGATCTCGATCCGGTCTGTCAGCGCGCGCGCGGCCCAGGGCGCCCAGGCGCGGCGCGCGGCCGAGACCGCGGCATCGACATCGGACACCGCGCCGCGCCACAGCTCCTCGCCGCTCGCGGGTTCGTAGGAGATGAGAATGTTCTCGCTCACGCTCGCGCTATATGCCCGTTGTGCCCTGCTCCCGTGTGTCTGGGGCACTATCGCGGTTGTCTCTGAAAAGATAGGGGGAAGCCCGCTACGCATGACCCGCAGGAACGGGGGGTGCCCCGTGGGCCTCGCCCATGCGCCGGAGGCTTTCGACCTTGGCGCGGAGCGGGCCCCAGTCGTCGCCTTCGGCGATGGCGGCCCAGATCGCCTCGACCTCCTCGATCAGCATGGATTGCGGGGCGGGGTCCGACCAGTAGGGGTGATCGGAGGCCACCGGGGCATAGGACGCCAGCACCTCGCCGAGCGCCCCGGCGGCATCGCCGCGCCCGCCGCGGTGGGCGAAGAAGAAGGCATCGGGCTGGAGCGCGCCCTCGCGCATCGCCTGCTCGCAGGCGGCGACGAGCTGCGTGTCGGCCTCCACCCCCTGCGATTGCACCCCCAGCCGCCAGCACCAGCGCCGCGCCACCGCCGCCATGTAGAGCGGCCCGAAGCGTTCGAGCGCGGCGACCAGCGGCGCGGTCTCGGCGTGGAGGCGCAGCGCGACGGCGAGCTGCCCGCAGTTCCAGTGCAGCGCCTCAGGCTGGCGGCCGAAGGCATAGAGGCCGGCGTGGTCGAAATAGGCGGCGGTGAAGCCCGGGTCCCACGCGGGCAGCCAGCGCCACGGGCCGTAGTCGAAGCTTTCGCCGGTGATGTTCATGTTGTCGGTGTTGAGCACCCCGTGGACGAAGCCTGCCACCATGTAGCTCGCGGCGAGATCGGCCATGCGCTCGACCACGGCGTGCATCAGCCGGATCGCGGGTTCGTCGCGGCCCGGCGCGTCCTCGGGCGGGGGCGGGCCGGGGAAGTGGGCGAGGCAGTAGTCGATCAACTGCTCCATCTCGTCCGCCGCCTCGAGCGCCAGCAGCCGCTGGAAGGTGCCGATGCGGATGTGCGAGTGGCTGAGGCGCACCAGCACCGCCGATCGGGTGGGCGATGGCTCGTCACCCCGCCACAGGCTCTCGCCGGTCTCGATCACGCTGAATGTCTTCGAGGTGTTGACGCCCAGCGCCTCGAGCATCTCGGTCGCGAGGATCTCGCGCACGGCGCCCTTCAGGGTCAGGCGGCCATCGCCCGAGCGGCTCCACGGGGTCTGGCCCGAACCCTTGGTGCCGAGGTCCATCAACCGCCCGCCTGCATCGCGCATCTGGGCATAGAGGAACCCGCGCCCGTCGCCGATTTCCGGGTTGTACACGCGGAACTGGTGCCCGTGATACCTGAGGGCGAGGGGGTGGGGCAGGTTGTCCGGCAGGGGCGCAAACCGCCCGAAATGCGCAGCCCACTGCGTATCCGGCAGTTCCGCCAGCCCCACGCCCGCCGCCGCGCGGTCGTTGCGGAAGCGGATGCGGGTCTCGGGGAAGTCGGCGGGTGCGACCATGTCCCCCAGCCAGCCCGCCAATGCGAGGATCGCGGGATCGGCGTGATAGGTCGGGGGCAAATCGGGGTGTTGCACAGCATCGCTCATCCCGCGATAGTGGGCGCAAGCTGGGCCGGGCGCAAGGCGCGCCGCCCGCAGCATCACGGGGAACGACCAGGGCTCATGGCCGCGACTTACGAAGACCGCTTCTGGACCAGCAGCGACGGGCTCGATCTGCATTACCGCAACTATCCCGGCCCCGACGGCGGGGAGCGGCTGCCGGTGCTGTGCATGCACGGCCTCACCCGCAATTCGCGCGACTTCGCCAGCCTCGCCGAGGTGCTGGCCACGACCCGCCGGGTGATCGTGCCCGAGATGCGCGGTCGGGGCATGAGCGACTATGCGCCGGATTCGGACACCTATTCGCCCGTCACCTATGTCCAGGATGTGGAAAAGCTGCTCGCCGAGCAGGGGATCACCCGCTTCGTGGCGGTGGGTACCTCGATGGGCGGGCTGATGACCATGCTGATGGCCGCGGGCGCGCCCGGGCGAATGGCGGCGGTGGTGATGAACGACATCGGCCCGGTGGTCGAGGCCGAGGGGCTGTCGCGCATCTCGGGCTATGTCGGGCAGGGGGGCAGCTTCCCGACCTGGGTCCACGCCGCGCGGGGCCTTGCCGAGGCGCATGGGGCGGCCTTCCCCGACTACACGCTCGACCAGTGGCTCGAGATGGCCAAGCGCACGATGGTGGTGAGCCAGAACGGGCGGATCGTGTTCGATTACGACATGGCCATCGCCGAGCCTTTCGGGAAGCCCGGCAATGCCGCGCCGCCCAACCTGTGGCTCGCCTTCGAGGCGCTGGCGGGGGTCCCAATGCTGCTGGTGCGGGGCGAATTGTCCGATCTCATCACCCCCGACACGGTCAAGCAGATGGGCATGCGCAACCCCAAGATGCGCACCATCACCGTCCCGCGCGTGGGCCACGCCCCGACGCTCGACGAGTCCGAGGTGCGGGAGGCGATCCTCGAACTGCTGGACGGGGTGGAGTGAACCAGGCCCCGGGGGTGCGCCCCCGCGTCCTGCACCTGCATTCGACCTTCAGCGCCGGGGGCAAGGAGGTGCGCTGCGCCCGGCTGATGAACGCCTGGGGGCCGCGCCTCGATCACACCGTCGTCTCCGCCGAGCCGCAGGCAATGGCGGCCGCCGCGCTGATCGGGCCGGGCGTGCCGGTCGCCTATCCGCAGGACTTCCCCCCGCTCACCGGCAAGCCGACCCCGTGGCGGCTGGCGGGAATCGCGCGGGCGATGCGGGGCTACGACCTCGTGTGCACCTACAACTGGGGCGCGATGGACGCGGTGATGGCGCACCGCCTGTTCGCGCCCGCCTATCGCCTGCCGCCGCTGGTCCACCACGAGGACGGCTTCAACGAGGACGAGGCCGAGCGGCTCGACCCGAAACGCAACCTCTACCGCCGCGCTGCGTTGGGGCGGGCGGCGACGCTGGTGGTGCCTTCGACCGCGCTCGAGACCATCGCCCGCAAGGTCTGGCGCCAGCCCGAAGCCCGCGTCCGGCGCATCCCGAACGGCATCGACACCGCCGCCTTCGTCGCCGCGCCCGATCCCGTCGCGCTGCCGATCCGCAAGTGCGAGGGGGAATTCTGGGTCGGCACGCTCGCCGGCCTGCGCCCGGTCAAGCGGCTGCCCGATCTGGTCGCCGCCTTCGAAAACCTCCCCGCCAACTGGCACCTCGTGATCTGCGGCGAGGGGCCGGAGCGCGGGGCGATCCTCGCCGAGGCCGAGGCGCTGGGCATCGCTGCGCGCGTTCACCTGCCCGGAAACGTCGACCCCGCCAAAGCGGTCGGCCTGTTCGACATCTTCGCGCTCTCCTCGGCCTCCGAGCAGTTCCCGCTGTCGGTGGTCGAGGCGATGGCGGCGGGGCTGCCGGTCGCCGCGCCCGACGTGGGAGACATCCGCCACATCCTCGCGCCCGAAAACGCCGCCTTGCTGACCTCGCCGGGCGACCCCCGCGCGCTCGGTGAAAGCCTCGTCGCCCTCGGCGCCGATCCGGCGCGGCGCGCTGCTCTTGGCGCGGCCAACGCCGCGCGCGCCCGTGCCCTGTTCGACATCGCCGCCATGCGCGCCGCCTACGAGGCGGTCTATGCCGGGGCGATGGGGCGGGGCTTCTGATACCTGCCAACCTGCGCAGATCGCTTCATCCCCCGTTCAATTGCCCCGGGCCATTTGGCCGGTGCCATTGCACGAGAGGCGTCACCTGCCTAAAGAGCGCGCTGCCCGTCACCACATGGCGGCGCACGACCAACCGAGGAACACCAAGGCCCCATGGCGCGCACTCCGACCACCATCCCAGAAGGCTCCACGCCCTCGCGCGAGGACGAAGTCCTGATCCGCGAGATCGACGAGGCGGTGCGCGAGGATGCCGTGCTCACCTTCCTGCGCGATCACGGGCTGAAGGTGCTGGGCGTGATCGGCCTCGGCATCGCGGGTCTCGGCGGCTATCTCGTCTGGGATCACTATGCGGAACAGGATCTGGAGCGGCAGTCCGAGGCGCTGATCTCCTCGCTCGACTATGCCGAACAGCGCGATTTCAAGACCGCATCGGAAAAGGTCGCGGGCCTGCTCGGCGAGGACACCTCGCCCGGCGCGCGCGCCTCGGCGCGGTTCATGCAGGCCGGCGCGGCGCTCGAGGCGGGTGACAATGCCAAGGCGAGCACGCTCTACAAGGCGATCGCAACCGATGAAGAGGCGCCGCCGGTGCTGCGCGATCTGGCGCGCATCCGCGAGATCAGCATCAATTTCGACCGGATGAAGCCGTCCGACGTGATCGCCCAGCTCGGCGATCTCGCCAAGCCCGGCAATCCCTTCTTCGGCAGCGCCGGCGAACTGGTGGCGATGGCCCATCTCGAGGGCGGCAACCGCGCCGAGGCGGGCCGCATCTTCGCCGCCATCGCCAAGGACGAGGAACAGCCGGAAACCCTGCGCAGCCGCGCCCGCCAGATGGCCGGGCTGATGGGCGTCGACGCGGTGGTGGACGTGGAGAAACTGCTCAAGGATCAGGGGGTCGCGCAAGCGGGCGGGGAAGACGGCAGCACCGCCGCGCCCCGATAGGACGAGGATTGGACGCTACTTCGATGATGAACACGAAACTTGCCCGCGCCGCGCTGCTCGCGGGCCTGATGACCGCGGGGCTGACCGGCTGCAAGGGCGGCCTGTTCGGCGGGGGTGACGATGACGATGTCACGCCCACCGTCGGCAACCGCGTGCCGATCCTCTCGCGGATCGAGAGCGGGGCCGAGGTCGATCCCGCGCTCGCCTCGATCTCTGTGGTGCTGCCCCCGCAGCGCGCCAACACCGAATGGGCGCAGGTCGGCGGGGCGGCGGGCAAGTCCTACGGTCACCTCGCGCTGGCCGACAATCCCGCGAAGGTCTGGACCGCGCGGGTCGCCGGTTCGAGCAACCGCATGCGCCTTGCCGCCGCACCGGTGGTGGGGGGCAACAAGCTCTTCGCGGAAGGCACCGACGGCGTGATCGTCGCCTTCGACAAGAACACCGGCGCGCGCCTGTGGACCCGCGGCGATGACGAGATGACCAAGGACCAGGCCCCCTCGGCCTTCGGCGGCGGGGTCAGCTACGAGGCGGGCAAGCTCTACGCCACCAACGGTGTGGGCGAGGTCAAGGCGGTGAACGCCGACACCGGCGAGGTGCTGTGGAAGGTCAAGCCGGCAGGTCCCCTGCGCGGTTCGCCCACCATCGCCTTCGGCCAGCTGTTCGTGATGACGCAGGACAACCAGCTGATCTCGCTGAACATCAACGATGGCTCGCTGGTCTGGGACGAGAGCGGATCGAACACCCAGTCGGGCGTGTTCGGCGTCGCCGCACCCGCCGCCGGGCAGGGCACGATCGTCGCGGGCTATTCGAGCGGCGAGCTCACCGCCTACCGCTACGAGAACGGCCGCGTGCTGTGGTCGGACGCGCTGGCGCGCACCAACATCTCGACCACCGTGGGCTCGATCACCGACATCGACGCCGACCCGATCATCGATTCGGGCCGCGTCTATGCGCTCGGGCAGGGCGGGCGCATGGCGGCCTATGAACTGGTCACCGGCCAGCGCATCTGGGAACTGAACCTCGCCGGCATCTCCACCCCCGCGATCGCGGGCGAGTGGATCTTCACCCTGACCGACGATGCGCGCCTGCTCGCCATCGCCCGGTCGAGCGGTCGGGTGCGCTGGATCACCCAGCTCCAGGCCTACAAGGACGTGGAAGACAAGAAGGGCCCGATCTTCTGGACCGGCCCGGTGCTCGCCGGCGGCAACCTGTGGGTGGCAAGCTCGCGCGGCGAGGTGTGGAAGGTGAGCGCGGGCGAAGGCTCGGCGAGCCTCTTCGCCGATGTCGGCCAGCCGGTCAGCCTGCCGCCGGTTGTGGCCGACGGCTACCTCTACCTGCTGGACGACAGCGGCACGATCCACGCCTGGAAGTAGGCCCAACCGGCTGCACCGTGCCGTTGCGCGGCCGTCGGCAGGTCGTGTGCGGGTCGTCGCCGCGTCGTTGCATCCGCATCGCCCGCGCGAGCCGGCCTTTGCCGAGCTGTTAACCAGTCTGCTGTAGGAGTGTGCGGCGATGAATCCGCCGCATTCCTCCGCCCCGACCGCGCGCCCCGCGCTGCCGCCCAGCGACGTCTCGACCGGCGTCGGGCTGGTCGGGCTGCTCGGGCTGTTCGCGTGGATCCTGTTCTGCCGCAACTATCCGGTGATTGCCGGGGTGCTCGGCCTCGGTGGTGGATTCTCGGGGGAACGGGGCGTCCTTTCAGGACCTTATGCCTCGCTTGCAGCGATGATCTTCACCGCCTTGCCGATGGCGGCGTGGTCGGTGCTGGTCGACAAGGTCCACCTGCGCCCCTCGACCGGCATCGACTGGAACCTGAAGCGTCCCCTGCCCGAAGTGATGCCGGTGGCGGTGATCAAGCTCGTCGGCCTGTGGGCGACCTGGGCGCTGCTCGCGGCCTTTTACGTTCTGGGGCGGTGGTACTGGACGGGCAGTTACCTGTTCGCGATGGAGGTCCTGTCGATCGCCATCCTGCCGCTGGTAATCCTTTCTGTTCCTTACGTAATCTGGCTCGATCGCCATCTGGTCGAGCCGCGCGACGGGTGCTTCCACTTCGGCGCCTTCGTCGCCGGCGGCGGGATCGTGGGTCGCGAGCAATGGGACGGCGCGGCGATCGCCAAGCACTGGCGCGCCTGGGCGATCAAGGGCTTTTTCGGGGCCTTCATGATCTCGATCCTGCCCCCCGGCTTTGCCCAGGTGGTCGAGGCTGACCCGGCGCAACTGATTGGCAATCCTGTGGAATTCGTGATGCTGCTGGTGACGCTGCTGTTCGTCATCGACGTGCAGATCGGAACCGTGGGCTACCTTCTGACCCTGCGCCCGCTCGATTCGCACATCCGCTCGGGCAACCCGCTGCTGGCTGGCTGGCTCGCCGCGCTGCTGTGCTATCCGCCCTTCGTCTGGGGGATCATCGGGCCCGACAACCAGATCCTGAGCTACGAATTCGCCACCCCCGGCTGGGCGCACTGGCTGGGCGGCCACACGGCGCTGCTGTGGGCCTGGGGCGGATTTCTGCTTTTCCTGACAGGCGTTTATGCATGGGCGACGGTGGTGTTCGGGATCCGCTTCTCGAACCTCACCTATCGCGGTGTGCTGACCCACGGGCCCTACCGCTTCACCCGCCACCCGGCTTACCTCTCGAAGAACCTGTTCTGGTGGGCGAGCGTCCTGCCCTTCCTCGTCAACGGCGGTTCGCTGCTGGAGGCCTTGCGCAACTGCGTCTTCCTGCTGGCGGTCAACGCCATCTATTACTGGCGCGCCCGCACCGAGGAGGCGCACCTGCTCGCCGAGGACCCCAAATACCGGGAATATCACGCGTGGATGGAGCGCCACGGGCTGATCACCGCCCCGCTCGCGCGGCTGAAGGCGCGCCTCACCGGGGGCGCCGCTGACAGGGCGGGCGAGGCCGAAGCCTTCCCCGCCGAGTAGGATCACATCACCGGCGCGCCTTCGTCGGCGTGGAACTTGAGCGCCTCGATCACCGTGAAATCGAGCCCCGCAATGGCCGCGCCGAAGGCCGCCATGTGGGGCGTGGCGAAGTGCGCGGCGAGGGCCGCCTCGTCCTTCCACTTCTCGACGATGTGGAGCACACCCGGCTGGAGCACGTCCTGCGTGAAGGCATAGGCGATGCAGCCTTCCTCGGCGTTGGAGGCTGCGACCATGTCGGCAATCGCCGCCTTCGCCGCCTCCATCGCGCCCTCACCGACTTGCGCTTTCGCTAGCACGATCAGCATCTTCTTTCCCCCTCCTCAGAACGATTGTTCGTAGACGCGGGTGATGTCCCCGTTCCATTCCCCGTGATAGGCATCGAGCAGGCGCTGGGCCGGGACCTTGCCGCTCGCGACGATCTCGTCGAGCGTGTCGAGATAGCCGGTCTCGTTGTCGCCCGCCGCATTGAGCCGCGCGCGGGCCTTCAGACCGGCATGCGCGATCTTCAGGACCTCGCGCCCCAGATCCTGCAAGGTGCCGCCGCTCGGCGACCTGGTGGCAAGCGCAAGGCGTGGCACTTCGTTGCGCAAGCGCTCGCGCTCCTCCATCGACCAGCCCTTGACCAGATCCCACGCCGCATCGAGCGCACCCTGGTCATAGAGCAGCCCGACCCAGAAGGCGGGCAGGGCGCAGATCCGACTCCACGGGCCGCCGTCCGCACCGCGCATTTCGAGGAAGCTCTTGAGCCGCACCTCGGGGAAGGCGGTCGAGAGATGGTCCCACCAGTCGCTCTGGGTGGGACGCTCGCCGGGGAGGACGGAGAGCTTGCCCTCGAGGAAGTCGCGGAAGGAAAGGCCCGCCGCGTCGATGTACTTGCCGTCGCGGAAGACGAAATACATCGGCACGTCGAGCATGTATTCGGCCCAGCGTTCGTAGCCGAAACCGTCCTCGAAGACGAAGGGCAGCATCCCGGTGCGCGCCGGATCGGTGTCCGACCAGATGTGCGAGCGGTAGGACAGGAAGCCGTTGGGCTTGCCTTCGGTAAAGGGCGAATTGGCGAAGAGCGCCGTCGCCAGCGGTTGCAGCGCGAGACTGGTGCGGAACTTCTTCACCATGTCGGCTTCGCTCGAATAATCGAGGTTCACCTGGATCGTGCAGGTGCGCAGCATCATGTCGAGGCCCATGGAGCCGACGCGCGGCATGTGGCGCAGCATGATGTCGTAGCGGCCCTTGGGCATGATGGGCAGCTCTTCGCGGGTCTTGTCGGGCCACATCCCGAGGCCGAGATAGCCCACGCCGCACTTTTCGCCGACTTCCTTGACCTGCGCCAGGTGCCTTCCCGTCTCCGCACAGGTCTGGTGCAGGTTCTCGAGCGGCGCGCCCGACAGCTCGAGCTGGCCCGCCGGTTCGAGGCTCACCGCCCCGTCATCCCCCTTCAGTGCGATGACGTTGCCGCCCTCCTCGACAGGGGACCAGCCGAAGGGTTCGAGACCTTTCAGCAGATCGCGGATGCCGCAGGGCTCGTCATAGGAGGGCGCGCGAAAATCCTTGCGCTTGTAGACCAGCTTCTCGTGCTCGGTGCCGATCCGCCAGCGCTCGGGCGGCTTCTCCCCCCCGATCATCGGCGCAACCAGCTGGTCGAAGCCTTCGATCACCGGATCGTCGGCAGTGGAAGCTTCGCGTGTGCTCATCGCTCGTTAGGCCCTCTCTGGCCGGTTGCTTTAGAAAACGGGTTTGCCGGTGGGAAGCCGAATTCGCCTTTGGCGCCGTGAAGCCGAAATGTCTTGCCGGAATGTGACGGGGCGGGGGCCTACCAGTCGCCCGCGGTGCCCATCCACAGCGAGAGCGCGGCGATGCCCGCGGTCTCACCGCGCAGAATTCGCGGACCAAGGGTGATGGCGCGCGCCGCAGGATGGGCGCGCACGCGCTCGCGCTCCGCATCGTCGAAGCCGCCTTCCGGGCCAGTGAGGATCGCTGCGGGGCCGGAATGGGCCGCGAAGGCCGCCGCCGCGGGCGCGCCGCCGTTCTCGTCGGCGAAGAACAGCGCGCGGCCCTCCGGCCAATCGGCGAGCAGCGCGTCGAGCTTCACCGGTTCGGCGAGCGCGGGGAGCGCCGTGCGAGCGCATTGCTCGGCCGCCTCGGTGGTGATCGCGCGGGCGCGCTCCATGTTGAGCCTGTCCGCGACGCAGCGGCGCGTGAGGACCGGCTGGAGACGGGCGATGCCGAGTTCGGTCGCTTTCTCGAGAATTAGGTCGAAGCGGTCCTTCTTGAGCAGCGCCGCGCACAGCCACAGGTCGGGCACGGCCTCGCGCCCGCGCAAGCGCTCGGTGATGGTCACATCGACCCGGTGCTTGCCGACATCGCCGATGCGCGCGGCCCATTCACCGGTGACATCGTCGCACAGGATCACCGTGTCGCCCTCGCGCATCCGCATCACCTTGCCGAGGTAATGGGCCTGTGGACCATCGAGCGCGAGGCTGCGGCTTTCCTCGAGAGTGTCCGTGACGAACAGGCGCGGGGCGCTTCGGGGCGGCCAAGCGGGTGTGCGGGGGAGGGGCGTGTGGGTCATGCGATCTGCTGATTTCTGTAGGTCGGCATATTCTCCGCGTCTACAATTCCGGCAGCCCGCGAGTCGTCGCGGTCGCTTATGAGGGGGATAATCGGGATGAAAAGCAAGTTCCTGTTGCCGCTGGCCTGCGCGGCGCTCGCGGGCGCCGTTGTCGTCGCACCGGCCGTCGCGCAGACCGTGTCGCGCATCACCTTCGCCAAGGGCAACGACAACGCCTCGGTCAAGGGCACGATCAAGGGCAAGGCCTATCGCGACTACAAGCTGGGCGTGGGCAACGGCCAGACCATGGCGGTGTCGCTGACCGGCAGCAGCTCGGTCAACTTCAACATCCTGCCGCCCGGCAGCAAGGGCGAGGCGGTCTACAACAGCTCGGTCGAGGGCAATGACGCGACCGGGATCAAGACGGTGAAGGGCGATTACACCATCCGCGTCTACCTGATGGGGGCCGCCGAAACCTCGGGCAAGGCCTATCCCTATCAGCTGAGCGTGGCGGTAGTGAATTTCTGATCCGTCTGGTCTAGTGGGGGCGGGTGACTGCTCCCACTACCTTCCCGGCCACCGCTCTGCCGAGTGCCGCGCGGATCGCGCAGGTCCTGATCGCTGCCATCTTCCTGCTGCTCGGCGGCTGGGCGCTGCTGGCACCCGCAAACGTGATCGATCTCGCCATCGCACAACCCTTCCGCGACGAGGGCTTCCTGGCTCGTTTCGCCGTTGCCTGCTTCGGCGCACAGGCGGTGCTGTTCGGGCTGATGGCGCTGGCGGTGCGCTGGAGCGCGCGCGGCTTTCTCGTGTTCGCGCTGCTGCTCCTGCCGTTTTTCGGCTTCAACTACTGGTTTCACTACGAGGTGCCGGTGCTGACCAGCATCGGGATGCTCGACTTTGCCGGGAACGTGGTGATGCTGGCGTGCGCGCTCGTCGGCTGGCGGTCAGCGCGGATTGCGGAGCGACGGGCATGAGCGAACAGATCGTCCCCGATACCGAGCACCGCGGCCTTGTCGCGCGCCTGCCGCAGCTTCCGCGTGACCTTGCGCTGCTGGCCCGCTTCGACCGCCCGATCGGCTGGTGGCTGCTGTTCTGGCCCTGCGTTTTCGGCGTGTGGCTGGCAGGCGCGGGGGTCCAGCCGGTGCTGCTCGCCTGGTTGCTTGCCGGCGCCATCGCGATGCGCGGGGCGGGATGCGTCTACAACGATATCGTCGACGCCGATCTCGACCGGCAGGTGGCGCGTACCATGCTGCGTCCGGTGGCGAGCGGGCGGGTGACGAAGGGTCTCGCCTGGGGCTGGCTCGTCGCGCTCAGCCTTGTCGGCTTCCTGGTGCTGCTGCAACTGCGTTGGCAGGCGCAACTGGTGGCGCTTGCCAGCCTTGCGCTGGTTGCCGCCTATCCCTTCATGAAGCGCATCACGTGGTGGCCGCAGGCGTGGCTGGGGATGGTGTTCAGCTGGGGCCTGCCGGTGGCTTGGGCCGAGCTGCGCTTCGACAACTGGGACGCGCTTGCGGCGGTCTATGCCGGGTGCATCTGCTGGGTGATCGGCTACGACACGATCTATGCCCTGCAGGACCGCGAGGACGACGCGATGGTCGGCATCCGTTCCTCGGCGCTGGCGATGGGCACGCGGGTCAGGGGCGGGATCGCGGCCTTCTATGCCGCCGCCGTGGGCCTGTGGGGCCTCGGCTTCTGGCTCTACCGCGCCGATCCGATCGCCTGCCTCGCGTTGCTGCCGGTGGCGGGGCACCTCGCCTGGCAGGTGGCGACCCTCGACCCGCAGGACCCCGCCAACCCGCTCGCCCGCTTCCGCGCCAACCGTACGGCGGGGGCGCTGATGGCGGCGGCCTGCTTCGTGGTCGGGAACGCCGGGGTCTAGGCGCGATGTGCAATCTCTACCGCATGACGAAGAACGCGAGCGAGGTCGCCGCGTGGTTCGATGCGGTGGAGGGGGCAAGGGGCGCGAACTTCGCGGCAGAGGTCTATCCGGG encodes:
- a CDS encoding 16S rRNA (uracil(1498)-N(3))-methyltransferase, whose amino-acid sequence is MTHTPLPRTPAWPPRSAPRLFVTDTLEESRSLALDGPQAHYLGKVMRMREGDTVILCDDVTGEWAARIGDVGKHRVDVTITERLRGREAVPDLWLCAALLKKDRFDLILEKATELGIARLQPVLTRRCVADRLNMERARAITTEAAEQCARTALPALAEPVKLDALLADWPEGRALFFADENGGAPAAAAFAAHSGPAAILTGPEGGFDDAERERVRAHPAARAITLGPRILRGETAGIAALSLWMGTAGDW
- the ubiA gene encoding 4-hydroxybenzoate octaprenyltransferase, which produces MSEQIVPDTEHRGLVARLPQLPRDLALLARFDRPIGWWLLFWPCVFGVWLAGAGVQPVLLAWLLAGAIAMRGAGCVYNDIVDADLDRQVARTMLRPVASGRVTKGLAWGWLVALSLVGFLVLLQLRWQAQLVALASLALVAAYPFMKRITWWPQAWLGMVFSWGLPVAWAELRFDNWDALAAVYAGCICWVIGYDTIYALQDREDDAMVGIRSSALAMGTRVRGGIAAFYAAAVGLWGLGFWLYRADPIACLALLPVAGHLAWQVATLDPQDPANPLARFRANRTAGALMAAACFVVGNAGV